A part of Gossypium hirsutum isolate 1008001.06 chromosome A07, Gossypium_hirsutum_v2.1, whole genome shotgun sequence genomic DNA contains:
- the LOC107943720 gene encoding trihelix transcription factor ASIL1, which translates to MSYDPSPAAKKPQPLPWTHPETLNLIQAYQEKWYSLQRGQLKANQWEEVAVTVATRCGLFDDSAAKTALQCRHKMEKLRRRYRSERQNLGSASPWPYYDAMESLEQGPLPISARPLASIVPNGHEAGNYYHNDDENNPIEEEEEDDEEHEGGNRFSKSRSINYILRRPSVVNRFSGLMKKRVRTEEEGDGDGDAAITGKGEEDKGVELAMEIRRFAERVMRLERKKMEIMHETERLRMEMENKRIEMILDSEKKIVDAISTSLGSKTKE; encoded by the coding sequence TAATCCAAGCCTACCAAGAAAAATGGTACTCTCTCCAGCGCGGCCAACTCAAAGCCAACCAATGGGAGGAGGTAGCCGTAACCGTCGCCACTCGTTGCGGCCTCTTCGATGATTCCGCCGCCAAAACCGCCCTCCAGTGCCGTCACAAGATGGAGAAACTCCGCCGTCGCTACCGCTCCGAACGCCAAAACCTCGGCTCTGCTTCCCCTTGGCCTTACTACGACGCCATGGAATCTCTGGAGCAAGGGCCTTTGCCTATCTCGGCTCGACCATTGGCTTCCATTGTTCCAAACGGACATGAAGCTGGGAACTACTACCATAACGACGACGAAAACAACCCAatcgaggaagaagaagaagatgacgaAGAACATGAAGGAGGAAACCGGTTCAGCAAAAGCCGCAGCATCAATTACATATTGCGGCGGCCGAGTGTTGTGAACCGGTTTTCTGGGCTAATGAAGAAAAGGGTTAGAACAGAAGAGGAAGGGGATGGTGATGGTGACGCAGCAATAACGGGAAAGGGGGAAGAAGACAAAGGGGTGGAACTAGCAATGGAAATTAGGAGATTTGCAGAAAGGGTTATGAGGttagaaaggaaaaaaatggaGATAATGCATGAAACTGAAAGGTTGAGAAtggaaatggaaaacaaaaggatTGAGATGATATTGGACTCGGAGAAGAAAATTGTGGATGCCATATCAACCAGTTTGGGGTCAAAAACAAAGGAGTGA